One window from the genome of Streptomyces cadmiisoli encodes:
- a CDS encoding VOC family protein, producing the protein MASRLNPYLSFDGDARQALEFYQEVFGGTLTLNTYGDFGQPGSSDSGKIMHGMLETPGGFTLMGADNPPGTEHIPGSNFSVCLNGDDAAELRGHWEKLSAGASVSVPLEKQMWGDEFGMCTDRFGVPWMVNISPRQS; encoded by the coding sequence ATGGCTTCGCGTCTCAACCCTTATCTCAGCTTCGACGGTGACGCCCGGCAGGCGCTGGAGTTCTACCAGGAGGTCTTCGGCGGCACCCTGACGCTGAACACCTACGGCGACTTCGGCCAACCGGGCTCCTCCGACTCCGGCAAGATCATGCACGGCATGCTGGAGACGCCGGGCGGCTTCACCCTGATGGGCGCGGACAACCCGCCCGGCACCGAGCACATCCCGGGCAGCAACTTCTCGGTCTGCCTGAACGGCGACGACGCCGCCGAGCTGCGCGGCCACTGGGAGAAGCTGTCCGCCGGCGCCTCGGTGTCCGTCCCGCTGGAGAAGCAGATGTGGGGCGACGAGTTCGGTATGTGCACGGACCGGTTCGGCGTCCCCTGGATGGTGAACATCAGCCCGCGGCAGAGCTGA